The genome window TGGATTAGACGCAAATCCAATTGTTTTGAGTACGTTGAAAAATGGTTTAATCAATTATTCGTTTCCTTCTCGTAGTAAATTGAATTATGTGATTGTTGGAACAACAATAGATAATGAGTTTTATTTAATGGATGCAACTGATAAAAATGCTCAAATCAATTTATTACCTATTCGAGCAATTAACGATCGTGGATTTATGGTAAATGACAAAGGAATCAAAGAAGTTCCTCTTCGTAATTCGGTGATGACCAATGATAAAATATCAATTACAGCTGATTTAAAAGCAGACGGAAAATTAACTGGAACTTTTTCTAATGTTCGTGATAATTATTTTTATATGTTTGACAAAAGTGAAATTGCAGATGATCCAAAAGCGTTCGAAAAAGAATTTGTAGAAGATTATAATTTTGAAATTTCTGATTTTAAAACACAAGATAACAAACAAAATGTAATTCGTCATCAATTCAAATTTGATGATATTAAAGTAGATGTGGCTGGAAATAAAATATTATTCAATCCATTTTTATTTGTTGCGAATACAAAACATAATTTAAATCTAGATCAACGTAATTATAACATTGAATTTGGAGCACCAACTACGAATACAAATACAGTTAAAATTAAGATTCCAGAAGGTTACAAAGTAGAATCTTTGCCTACAGAAAAGCAATTTACAATGCCCGATCAAGCTGGTGGTTATGCATATAAAGTAATTGAGAAAGATGGTTTTATTGTCGCTCAAGCTCAAAAAGTCATTCCATATAGTATTTTGCCTGCTCAATACTACAAACCATTGAAAGAATTTTTAACAAATATTATTAATGCAGAAAGTCAGCAAGTGATTTTGGTAAAACAATAAAAAATATTCTAAACTTCGAATAAAGCCAACTCCAAATACGAGTTGGCTTTTTATTTTTGTACCTTTAACTTTTAAAATTTAAAATAAGATGAGCCTTAAACAAGCACAAACAGACGTTGATAATTGGATCAAAGAACATGGTGTTCGTTATTTTAACGAGTTAACAAATATGGCACAATTAACTGAAGAAGTAGGAGAAGTTGCACGTATTATTGCACGTCGTTACGGTGAACAATCGGAGAAAGAATCAGACAAAAACAAAGATCTTGGCGAAGAATTGGCAGATGTTATTTTTGTAGCACTTTGTTTGGCAAATCAAACAGGTGTTGATTTAGAATCAGCTTTTTACAAAAAAATAGATTACAAAACAAAACGTGACCACGATCGTCATCAAAATAATGATAAATTAAAATAAATATGATTGAAATTTCTGCTCTAAAATCTCCGATAAATAATCAATTAGCCATCACAGGTTCTAAAAGCGAAAGCAATCGTTTGTTGTTATTAAGTCAATTATTTGAGAATGTTTTGACATTAGAAAATGTTTCAAATTCAGAAGATTCTCAATTAATGCAAAAAGCGTTAGCAAATAAAACTGATTTAGTTGATATTCACCATGCGGGAACTGCTATGCGATTTTTAACAGCTTATTTTTCTATTCAAGATGGACGAAAAATAACGTTAACAGGCTCTGAAAGAATGAAACAACGACCAATAAAAGTTTTGGTTGACGCCTTGAATGAGTTGGGTGCAGAAATTTCGTATCAAGAAAATGAAGGTTATCCACCTTTATCAATTGTTGGAAAAAAGATTACCAAAGATTCTATTACAATTCCTTCTAACATTAGTTCTCAATATATCTCAGCTTTATGTTTGATCGGAACAAAATTAGAAAATGGATTAACGATTAATTTGGACGGAAAAATTATTTCTGTTCCTTATATCCAAATGACAATTCAGTTGTTGAATAAAGTCGGAATTAATGCAATTTTCGAAGGAAATACAATCAAAATTCCTTTTACTGAAAACATCAAAGCTCAAACTTTACAAGTAGAATCAGATTGGAGTTCGGCTTCATACTATTATAGTTTGATTGCTTTATCACAAAATTCAGAAGTGAAGATTTCTACTTATTTCGAAGATTCTTTACAAGGAGATTCAGCTTTACAACATATTTATGCAGAAAATTTTGGTGTAATTTCAACTTTTGAAAATGGAGTTTTAACATTGAAAAATGACGAAAATTTCTCACCTAAATCTATCATTGAATTAAATTTAATCAACACTCCTGATATTGCGCAAACTATTTCGGCAACCTGTGTGGGATTGAAAGCAAAATGTCATTTAACTGGTTTAGAAACACTAAAAATTAAGGAAACCGATCGTTTGGTTGCACTTAAAAATGAGTTAGAAAAATTTGGAGCAATTATTACAATTACAAACGATTCTTTAACAATTGAGGGGTATAATAATTATACAGAAACGCCAACTTTAGCGACTTACAATGATCATAGAATGGCAATGTGTATGGCGCCTCTGGCTCAAATTTACCCAATTCGAATTGAGAATGAAATGGTTGTAGAAAAATCATATCCAATATTTTGGGAAGATTGGAAAAAACTTGGT of Empedobacter falsenii contains these proteins:
- a CDS encoding nucleotide pyrophosphohydrolase; translation: MSLKQAQTDVDNWIKEHGVRYFNELTNMAQLTEEVGEVARIIARRYGEQSEKESDKNKDLGEELADVIFVALCLANQTGVDLESAFYKKIDYKTKRDHDRHQNNDKLK
- a CDS encoding 3-phosphoshikimate 1-carboxyvinyltransferase, translating into MIEISALKSPINNQLAITGSKSESNRLLLLSQLFENVLTLENVSNSEDSQLMQKALANKTDLVDIHHAGTAMRFLTAYFSIQDGRKITLTGSERMKQRPIKVLVDALNELGAEISYQENEGYPPLSIVGKKITKDSITIPSNISSQYISALCLIGTKLENGLTINLDGKIISVPYIQMTIQLLNKVGINAIFEGNTIKIPFTENIKAQTLQVESDWSSASYYYSLIALSQNSEVKISTYFEDSLQGDSALQHIYAENFGVISTFENGVLTLKNDENFSPKSIIELNLINTPDIAQTISATCVGLKAKCHLTGLETLKIKETDRLVALKNELEKFGAIITITNDSLTIEGYNNYTETPTLATYNDHRMAMCMAPLAQIYPIRIENEMVVEKSYPIFWEDWKKLGFEIKSV